The region CTCATTACTAAGTTCGTCGTATGGTTTTTGAAACATACGCATCGACAGTTCATTACGTGCCTCGTTATAAGCGGCTACCAACTCATTTTGTACTTCGATATAGCGTTTGTATGAGGTTCCGCGGTCGTTCTGTAAGGAAATTACACCTTTAGAAACCGGGTATCCATCGGGATAACGCTGCTCAAAAAGCTTATGTGGCACTTTTTTAGGCAAGTCGCTACCGGGGTAAAACTCCGGATTCTTAACTTTCACTACCTCATATTTTTTCTCAGGCAAATTCTCCGCATTTCCGGGGTTGGTAATAAACTCTTTAGTTTTCTCTCTAAGGTTATTTACCAACATTTGTTCACCGTTTACGAGCAATCTGTCCTGTTTATTGATCAAGACGATCAAAAGGTTTCGCTCCTTAATTTTGTTCTCTTCCTTTTGCTGCTGCTCTTCAGGCATGGGTGGCAACTGCCTTGCCAAACCGGAGTCAGTATCCATTGTAGTGGTCACAAGGAAGAAAATCAAGAGCAAAAACGCAATGTCGGCCATTGATCCTGCATTGATTTCTTGTTTATTTTGACGAGCCATAAACTTCTTTTTTTAAACTCACCTTTTGGGGTGAATTCAATTCATTATTTAAAAGCGCCTCGAATCTCAGTATATAATATACCGAGTACAGCTAGAGCAAAAAACAGGTACATTGAAAATAGTCCGGTACCAACACTTTGTGACACAAATGGTGTAATGTCGAATTTCTCAGCACCGAAGAACTGAGGAATTTCGTCAGAAGACAATAAGAAAGCCACAAAGATAACAGCAGCCAAAACTAACAATGAAACTAAGCTACGCTTGGCTGTTTTTGCACTTTTGAATATGTTGACAATACTGAATAATATTGTTGAAAGGGTAGCCAGACCTATCAAAAGGTACACTACCAGCACAAAATTATCCAGTGATGATCCCATTTGCTCCATAGTGAATTTGGTTTTTTCCAATGGAATCTGAATAGATTCGGGTACAGGCTCCATTGTAACGACTGTATAGTAATACAGCACACCAAAAACTATCGAAATCGCAAATAAGATATACGATAATATACTGGTTATTTTAGAAATACGATCAGACATAGTCAATCAGATTATTATTTTTTCACATACTTGGTAATAATATCTACAAGAGAGATGGAAGCATCTTCCATATTGTTTACAATAGCATCGATTTTAGATACGATGTAATTGTAGAATACCTGAAGAATCATGGCTACAATAAGACCAGATACTGTAGTAATAAGAGCCACTTTAATACCTCCGGCAACGAGTGATGGTGAGATATCACCGGCAGCTTCAATAGAGTCAAATGCGCCGATCATACCAATAACCGTACCCATAAAACCAAGCATAGGAGCAAGTGCGATGAAAAGTGAAATCCAGGTAAGACCTTTTTCAAGTAGTCCCATCTGAACGCTACCATAGGAGATAACAGACTTTTCAACAACTTCTATACCTTCGTCGATACGACTAAGACCCTGATAGAAAATTGAAGCAACTGGTCCGCGTGTATTGCGGCAAATTTCTTTAGCAGCTTCTACACCTTCGTTTTCAAGGGCTTGTTCTACATCTTCCAGTAGTTTTTCTGTGTTTGTTGAAGCAAGGTTAAGATAAATAATCCTTTCAATGGCCAAAGCCAGACCAAAAATCAAAGCAAGCAATACAACACCCATAAATCCGGCACCACCTTCAATGAATTTTTGCTTCAATACCTGGTGGATATTTCCGTCGGTTGTTTCTTCCTCAGCAGCCTCATCTGTGGCAGCCATTTCGTCGGCAGCTACATCAGCCGTTTCTTCTGCTGCTGCAGTGTCGCTCACTTGTTCTGTTTGAGTTGTATCAGCTTCGGTTTCATCCTGTGCAAGGACCATGCTGGATGCACCAAAAGTAAGCATCCCAAAAACAGCGATTAATGCAAGTAACTTTCTCATGGTTTAAAATTTAGATTTAGTTTTAATGTTCAATCCGTTGTCAAAATTAATTAGTTTTTATCGAATATCAAAAGCGGAGGAAGTGGGATTCGAACCCACGATACCCTCTCGGGTAAACACGCTTTCCAGGCGTGCGCCTTAAGCCACTCGGCCATCCCTCCGTTTCGCGCAATATACACGCTAAAAACAAGCGGCAAATTACAAAAAATTATCATTCCTCCATGATTAAATTTGTATTTATTTCCCCGCTCAAAGATTTTTTAAAACATGCCGAGGCTTCATCTCTGTTCATATTTTTCCCCAGGACATACATCAGTTTTGTAATAGCTGCTTCAAGACTCATATCGTATCCACTCCACACACCTGCGTCGATCAATCCTTTACTGCTCTCATATTTTCCCATTTTCACACCACCGGCCCGGCACTGTGTTACATTAAGAACGTATACACCATTGTTTACAGTATGTTTCATTACATCTGTGAACCATTTATCGGTCATTACATTACCCGAACCGTAGGATTGAAGCACCAATCCCTTAAGTCCGTCCATGTTACATATTTGTTCAACCACCTGTTTGGTAATACCGGGAAAGAGCCTTAACATGGCTATGGATTGATCAAAAGTTTTATGAAAAGTTGGTTTTTTTTGTGAGCTTATGGGCAAAATGGCATTGTGATGATAATGAATATCGATGCCTGCTTCGGCCAGTGCCGGATAATTATCGGACCGGAATGCATAAAAATATTCGGCATTGTGCTTGGTAGTTCTGTTTCCTCTGAAAAGTTGATTTTCAAAATAAACACTTACTTCGGGCACAATGGCTTTGCCATTTTTTTGGTCTGCGGCAATTTCAATCGAAGTAATCAGATTTTCTTTACCATCGGTTCTGATGGTACCAATAGGAAGTTGTGAACCCGTAAATACTATTGGCTTGGACAAATGCTGCAAAATAAAACTCATTGCAGATGCACTGTAGGCCATTGTATCGGTACCCTGCAAGACTACAAACCCATCGTATTTTTCATAGTTATCATAAATAATTTGTGCCATTTTAATCCAATACTCAGGCCTCATGTCTGAACTGTCAATTATTGGATTGAAGGTAATGGCATGCAAATCGACACCTAGCTTTTGTAATTCCGGCACCTGGCTCGCCATATGTTCAAAATTAAATGGCATTAATGCGCCCGTGGCAGGGTTATTCACCATACCAATGGTGCCGCCTGTATAGAGTAATAATATTCGAGGTTGACTACTCATAGCTTAAACAGTTTTTGAGCATTGGCCGTTGTAATTTTTTCGATTTCCGACACATCCACTTGCTTGTTCATGGCAAGTTTATCTGCTACATAGCGCACATAAGCACTTTCGTTGCGCTTACCTCTTTTTGGTGTTGGGGCAAGGTATGGGCTGTCCGTTTCAAGTATAAGTTTTTCAATTGGTTGCCTGGCAATTATTTCGCCTACCCCTGAATTCTTAAAGGTAGATATGCCCCCTACACCAAGATAAAAGCCCATCGCTATAGCTTTTTCTGCATGTTGATCAGAACCCGCAAAACTATGCAACACGCCCTTCAGATTTGAGTTCTTATATTCGGATAAAACCTCAAGAATTTCATCGAATGAGTCCCGTGCATGCACTACAATAGGTAAATCATAATGAAGTGCCATTTCTATTTGAGACTTAAAAGCCTTAACCTGCTCTTTATAAAATGTGCTATCCCAATAAAGATCAATACCAATTTCTCCTATGGCACAAAATTTACCATGCTGCAATTTATCGGCTACTATGGCTAATTCAGATTCGTAATCAGCTTTGACAGACGTGGGATGCAGCCCCATCATTGGCAATAATTTATTTGGATATTTTGAAACCAGATTTAATAGGGGCTCGATAGATTCAGAGTCGATATTGGGCAATAATATTTTCTCTATTCCATTTTCTGTGGCCCGCTGCATTACCTCATCAATATCATCATTGAATTCGGGCAGATATAAATGGGCATGCGTATCTATTAGCGACATAAATTAAACAGATTTTGTATATTGATTACCCGGCAAAGACTTTACCATATTTTTCAATTCAAGACCTAACAACACACCCGATATATGGCTCACGGGCAAAGCAAGCTTAGCTGCCAAATAATCGACCGCTACAACTCCATCTTCAACAATAAGTTCCATAATGGTGCGCTCTTGCGGACTCAAACCCTCGAAAAGAGAAGTTTGAACAGGTTCTGAAACAGCCGTTTCCGGGGCCCAGTTCATAACATACTCAATATCAGAAACTGTTTCGAGCAAAGCCGCCTTTTGCGTTTTAATAATTTTATTGCAACCCGCTGAGTAGGTATCGCCAACTTTTCCGGGGAAAGCAAAAACATCACGATTGTATGAGAAGGCCATATCTGCAGTTATCAACGAACCGCCCCTTTCACCAGATTCGGCAACAATAAGGGCATCAACCATTCCGGCTATTACACGATTTCGTGTAACGAAATTCCCTCGATCGGGTTTGGTCCCTTTTGGAAACTCGGTAATAACACCTCCGTTTTTCAACATCTTTTTTACAATATTGCGGTGCGATGATGGATAAATAACATCGGAACCACTTCCCATAACGCCCACAGTTGGGAGTCCATTCTCGAGGGCTGCTTTATGTGCAGCAATATCAATCCCGTAGGCCAAACCACTCACAATTAAAACCTGATGCTGGTGCGCAGCCAAATCCTCAATTAGTCTTTCGACGAGGCTGGTTCCGTAAACAGTGGCTTTTCGTGTACCAACTATACCAATTATTTTCCGATAATTCAGATCAATATTACCCTGGCAAAAAAGTACAACTGGTGCATCTTTACAATGTTTAAGCCTTTGGGGATAATCCGGATCCAGGTACGACAGTACTTTGATATTGTGTTTTTGACAAAAAGCCAGTTCAGCATCCGCACTTTCAAGAGTTTTACTATTGCCCAATGCTCCATAAAGTTTAGGGTGCAATCTGGGAATATCTTTCAGCTGCTTTTGATTCAAATAAAATGCCTCACGGGCAGAGCCGGCAAAATCGATCAGCTTGCGTAAAGTGGCTGGCCCAACTCCTTCTATCATCTGTAAGGCCAGTAGAAACTTCTGCTCTGATTTGCTTTTTGACATTTTTTGATATAAAAAAGAGGTTGAGGGATTGCCACGCAATTCACTTCAACCTCTGTTTTGATTATGTTAATATTTTAATAAAAATTGATGCGCTTATCATCAATTTCGGCATTTTCTTTCAATACTTCGAACACCTCACGCTGTACTCTTGTGAGATAATTACGCTGAATTGACTGTTTTTGCATGGCTATATTAAGGTTATCACCCGGCTCTTGAATGTCAGTAACCTGAATTACATAAACAGCATTATTCCCTTCTATAGGTGAAGAAATTTCGTCCTGATTTAGTGCCTGAGCTACGCCCTGAACTTTAGGCTCGATACCTAACCCGGGTACGCTGAATGCTCCAAAGGAAACGCCTTCACTCATTTTTACATCGACAGAAAGCGCTGAGCCAAGGGCTTCTATATTGCTGCTGTTGGCTAATGCATCATTCATTTTATCCATCAGCATTTGAGCTTTCTTCTCCTTTCTTACAGCACGCTCCACAGTTGCTCTTACATCTTCAAGAGGAGCAAAACCTTCTTCATATTTCTCGGTTACAACACCAAGTACGTAATTATCGCCTAATTCAAAAATAGGACTTTGACTATTTCGGTCTACGATAATTTGATTTTCTTCGGTAAAAAATGCTTCACGTATTATATTTCTTGCATTTTCAAGTCCTGCAATTTCTCTTGATGTTGGGTTGAGGTTATTGGCCTGTTTTTTAACAAGACCCTGCTGTTCAATACCAGTATTGAATTCCTCAAATGAATTGTGTTGCGCTGCAAATTTACTTGCTTTCTGATAAACACGGTCTCTGGTATCTTCACTTGGTACAATTTCACGAGAAATTACGGCAAGCTGTGCTTGCTTAACTTCTTTTCCAACTTCATCCATTTTTGCAATAAAAATATATTGATTGGTAGGAAATTGAACAACCTCATTAACACCAGCGTCGAGTAATGCTTCCGAGTAGATGATCTCTTCTACTTTGCGCCATCCTAATTCACCCCCTTTTTTAGC is a window of Salinivirga cyanobacteriivorans DNA encoding:
- a CDS encoding ExbD/TolR family protein codes for the protein MARQNKQEINAGSMADIAFLLLIFFLVTTTMDTDSGLARQLPPMPEEQQQKEENKIKERNLLIVLINKQDRLLVNGEQMLVNNLREKTKEFITNPGNAENLPEKKYEVVKVKNPEFYPGSDLPKKVPHKLFEQRYPDGYPVSKGVISLQNDRGTSYKRYIEVQNELVAAYNEARNELSMRMFQKPYDELSNEADVDAIRAAIPQRISEAEPKNIGE
- a CDS encoding asparaginase; amino-acid sequence: MSSQPRILLLYTGGTIGMVNNPATGALMPFNFEHMASQVPELQKLGVDLHAITFNPIIDSSDMRPEYWIKMAQIIYDNYEKYDGFVVLQGTDTMAYSASAMSFILQHLSKPIVFTGSQLPIGTIRTDGKENLITSIEIAADQKNGKAIVPEVSVYFENQLFRGNRTTKHNAEYFYAFRSDNYPALAEAGIDIHYHHNAILPISSQKKPTFHKTFDQSIAMLRLFPGITKQVVEQICNMDGLKGLVLQSYGSGNVMTDKWFTDVMKHTVNNGVYVLNVTQCRAGGVKMGKYESSKGLIDAGVWSGYDMSLEAAITKLMYVLGKNMNRDEASACFKKSLSGEINTNLIMEE
- the dprA gene encoding DNA-processing protein DprA yields the protein MSKSKSEQKFLLALQMIEGVGPATLRKLIDFAGSAREAFYLNQKQLKDIPRLHPKLYGALGNSKTLESADAELAFCQKHNIKVLSYLDPDYPQRLKHCKDAPVVLFCQGNIDLNYRKIIGIVGTRKATVYGTSLVERLIEDLAAHQHQVLIVSGLAYGIDIAAHKAALENGLPTVGVMGSGSDVIYPSSHRNIVKKMLKNGGVITEFPKGTKPDRGNFVTRNRVIAGMVDALIVAESGERGGSLITADMAFSYNRDVFAFPGKVGDTYSAGCNKIIKTQKAALLETVSDIEYVMNWAPETAVSEPVQTSLFEGLSPQERTIMELIVEDGVVAVDYLAAKLALPVSHISGVLLGLELKNMVKSLPGNQYTKSV
- a CDS encoding TatD family hydrolase, with product MSLIDTHAHLYLPEFNDDIDEVMQRATENGIEKILLPNIDSESIEPLLNLVSKYPNKLLPMMGLHPTSVKADYESELAIVADKLQHGKFCAIGEIGIDLYWDSTFYKEQVKAFKSQIEMALHYDLPIVVHARDSFDEILEVLSEYKNSNLKGVLHSFAGSDQHAEKAIAMGFYLGVGGISTFKNSGVGEIIARQPIEKLILETDSPYLAPTPKRGKRNESAYVRYVADKLAMNKQVDVSEIEKITTANAQKLFKL
- a CDS encoding MotA/TolQ/ExbB proton channel family protein, which encodes MRKLLALIAVFGMLTFGASSMVLAQDETEADTTQTEQVSDTAAAEETADVAADEMAATDEAAEEETTDGNIHQVLKQKFIEGGAGFMGVVLLALIFGLALAIERIIYLNLASTNTEKLLEDVEQALENEGVEAAKEICRNTRGPVASIFYQGLSRIDEGIEVVEKSVISYGSVQMGLLEKGLTWISLFIALAPMLGFMGTVIGMIGAFDSIEAAGDISPSLVAGGIKVALITTVSGLIVAMILQVFYNYIVSKIDAIVNNMEDASISLVDIITKYVKK